The following proteins are co-located in the Arcobacter sp. LA11 genome:
- a CDS encoding transglutaminase domain-containing protein, whose product MLFKSKIAYYMSIVVSVLSVVFIGFLIYKSFFIVKNQYIDIDGLTYVNQVRTDDYTKKLAKNLTKDCQTKVCEVQSMLNLVTNIPYKINESVARSGKNVLEQNFGDCDDKSNLLISLLNAKGYEAYFVLVPKHIFVVVNLGIILPNKKALYINGKPFYKLESTAKNSSIGFPLKYKFDEIKAFIDPFKNKKLVVNRLEYK is encoded by the coding sequence ATGCTTTTTAAAAGTAAGATTGCTTACTACATGTCGATTGTAGTTTCAGTTTTATCAGTAGTTTTTATTGGTTTTTTAATTTATAAATCTTTTTTTATTGTAAAGAATCAATATATAGATATTGATGGCTTAACTTATGTAAATCAAGTTAGAACTGATGACTATACGAAAAAATTAGCAAAGAATTTAACTAAAGATTGTCAAACAAAAGTTTGTGAAGTACAAAGTATGTTAAATCTTGTGACAAATATTCCTTATAAGATAAATGAATCTGTAGCAAGAAGCGGGAAAAATGTCTTAGAACAGAATTTTGGAGATTGCGATGATAAGAGTAATCTTTTAATTTCTTTACTAAATGCAAAAGGTTATGAAGCTTATTTTGTATTAGTTCCAAAACATATTTTTGTAGTAGTAAATTTAGGAATAATTTTACCAAATAAAAAAGCTCTGTATATAAATGGAAAACCTTTTTATAAGTTAGAAAGTACCGCAAAGAATTCTTCTATAGGTTTTCCTTTGAAGTATAAGTTTGATGAGATAAAAGCGTTTATAGATCCATTTAAGAATAAAAAGTTAGTAGTAAATAGATTGGAATATAAATGA
- a CDS encoding response regulator transcription factor: MLKSLNVLYAENEDIIRENVVEALEFMSMKVTSVTNGEEAYKEYLKNKPDIIILDIEIPICNGLELAEKIRIKDKDTQIIIATKSTNLEYLLKAVELNLVKYLLKPVSLNDLKSTLTICIDNLKYKSERINKYFNDNDYYNLSEQCLFVNKKIVRLDNHERDFLELLLRNHKRIVFYSEIEKQIWKNKMSSAAIRSLVRNLRKKLPDNVIENVSKTGYKVIIKN, translated from the coding sequence ATGTTAAAAAGTTTAAATGTCTTATATGCAGAAAATGAAGACATTATACGCGAAAATGTTGTGGAAGCCTTAGAATTTATGTCAATGAAAGTGACATCAGTTACAAATGGGGAAGAAGCATATAAAGAATATCTAAAAAATAAACCAGATATCATAATTTTAGATATAGAAATACCAATTTGCAATGGACTAGAATTAGCAGAAAAAATTCGTATAAAGGATAAAGATACACAAATCATAATTGCCACAAAATCCACAAACTTAGAATACCTATTAAAAGCAGTAGAGCTTAATCTTGTAAAATATTTATTAAAACCTGTTTCTTTAAATGATTTAAAAAGTACATTGACAATTTGTATAGATAACTTAAAGTATAAAAGTGAAAGAATCAACAAATATTTTAATGACAATGATTACTATAATCTATCTGAACAATGCCTATTTGTAAATAAAAAAATTGTAAGACTAGATAACCATGAAAGAGATTTCTTAGAATTACTATTAAGAAACCACAAAAGAATCGTATTTTATAGTGAAATAGAAAAACAAATATGGAAAAATAAAATGAGTAGTGCAGCAATAAGATCTTTAGTACGTAATTTACGAAAAAAACTTCCAGATAATGTAATAGAAAATGTCTCTAAAACAGGATATAAAGTAATTATAAAAAATTAA
- the napA gene encoding nitrate reductase catalytic subunit NapA produces MALSRREFLKSSAAASAAAAVGMNIPSELQAAANNAENSWRWDKAACRFCGTGCGIMLATKGGRIVAVKGDPASPVNRGLNCIKGYFNAKIMYGADRLKQPLLRVNSKGEFDKQGKFAPVSWKRAFDEMEIHAKKALKQNGPESVGVFGSGQYTIMEGYAAQKMMKGGFRSNAIDPNARHCMASAVVGFYQTFGIDEPSGCYDDIELTDTIVTWGSNMAEMHPILWSRVTDRKLSDPKNVKVVNISTYRHRTSDLADMEIIFTPHTDLALWNYIAHEIVFNNPEAIDWDFVKKHIVFAASPVNMGYGMRKENEKSMDKYTAKEKETMAKQMSKVISETEAPALKPYGYNAGDNMVNKPAGLKHWEISFEEYKKFLEPYNLDYVAKISKGDPDEDINEFKKKLKTLANLYIEKSRKVISFWTMGMNQHTRGTWVNTLAYNVHFLLNKQAKPGSGAFSLTGQPSACGTAREVGTFTHRLPADMMVKNPKHRAITEKGWNIPAGTLNPIGNQHIMKIFRDLEDGFLKFAWIQVTNIFHTTASASHWIKAAREMDNFIVCSDPYPGISGKISDLILPTAMIYEKWGAYGNAERRTQHWRQQVLPAGDAMTDTWQMVEFMKRFTIKDLWGEYTLRNGKKLPSVISAAKQMGYKEDTSMYEVLFANKRAKSYKLSQDDPIQKGFDNTECLGDSRNVVGSDGKVFNGYGFFIQKYLFEEYADFGRGHAHDLADFDTYHRVRGLKWPVVDGKETQWRFNTKYDPYAKKANPNGDFAFYGPLAKALSQGDLLGVKDKAKKSLKNKAKIFARPYMDPPEMPDKEYPLWMSTGRVLEHWHSGSMTMRVPELYRAVPEALVYIHPDDAKKFDVKQGQLAWVESRRGRVKARVETRGRNRPSRNLIYVPFFDEKVFINKVCLDATCPQSGQTDFKKCAVKVYRA; encoded by the coding sequence ATGGCACTTTCAAGAAGAGAATTTCTTAAAAGTTCAGCAGCAGCATCTGCTGCAGCAGCAGTTGGAATGAATATACCAAGTGAACTACAAGCAGCAGCTAATAATGCTGAAAATAGTTGGAGATGGGATAAGGCAGCTTGTCGATTCTGTGGAACAGGTTGTGGAATAATGCTTGCAACAAAAGGTGGAAGAATCGTTGCAGTAAAAGGAGATCCAGCATCTCCAGTTAATAGAGGACTTAATTGTATTAAAGGTTATTTTAATGCAAAAATCATGTACGGAGCTGATAGATTAAAGCAACCTTTATTAAGAGTAAACTCAAAAGGTGAGTTTGATAAGCAAGGAAAATTTGCTCCTGTATCTTGGAAAAGAGCTTTTGATGAAATGGAAATTCACGCTAAAAAAGCATTAAAACAAAATGGTCCAGAAAGTGTTGGTGTATTTGGTTCAGGTCAATATACTATCATGGAAGGATATGCCGCACAAAAAATGATGAAAGGTGGATTTAGATCAAATGCCATCGACCCAAATGCTAGACACTGTATGGCATCTGCAGTTGTTGGTTTTTACCAAACATTTGGTATTGACGAGCCTTCTGGTTGTTATGATGATATTGAACTTACAGATACTATAGTTACGTGGGGTTCAAATATGGCTGAAATGCACCCTATTTTATGGTCAAGAGTTACAGATAGAAAATTATCTGACCCTAAAAATGTAAAAGTTGTAAATATCTCAACATATAGACATAGAACTTCAGACTTAGCTGATATGGAGATTATTTTTACTCCTCATACAGATTTAGCATTATGGAATTATATTGCACACGAAATTGTATTTAACAATCCAGAAGCTATTGATTGGGATTTTGTAAAAAAACATATTGTATTTGCAGCATCACCAGTTAATATGGGTTATGGAATGAGAAAAGAAAATGAAAAATCTATGGACAAATATACAGCCAAAGAAAAAGAGACTATGGCTAAACAAATGTCTAAAGTAATTTCTGAGACTGAAGCTCCTGCTTTAAAACCATATGGTTATAATGCTGGAGATAACATGGTAAATAAACCTGCTGGTTTAAAACACTGGGAAATCTCTTTTGAAGAGTATAAAAAATTCTTAGAACCATATAACTTAGACTATGTAGCTAAAATTTCAAAAGGTGACCCTGATGAAGATATTAATGAGTTTAAGAAAAAACTTAAAACTTTAGCTAACTTATATATTGAAAAATCAAGAAAAGTTATTTCTTTCTGGACAATGGGAATGAACCAACATACAAGAGGAACTTGGGTAAATACTTTAGCATACAATGTGCACTTCTTGTTAAATAAACAAGCTAAACCAGGTTCGGGAGCATTTTCATTAACAGGGCAACCATCTGCTTGTGGTACAGCAAGAGAAGTTGGTACATTTACACATAGATTACCAGCAGATATGATGGTAAAAAATCCAAAACATAGAGCTATTACAGAAAAAGGTTGGAATATTCCTGCTGGAACACTAAACCCAATTGGAAACCAACATATTATGAAAATCTTTAGAGATTTAGAAGATGGATTTTTAAAATTTGCATGGATTCAAGTAACAAATATTTTCCATACTACAGCATCTGCCTCACATTGGATTAAAGCTGCAAGAGAAATGGATAACTTCATTGTTTGTTCTGATCCATATCCTGGTATTTCTGGAAAAATCTCTGATTTAATTTTACCAACAGCTATGATTTATGAAAAATGGGGAGCTTATGGTAATGCTGAAAGAAGAACTCAACATTGGAGACAACAAGTATTACCAGCAGGTGATGCAATGACTGATACATGGCAAATGGTAGAATTTATGAAAAGGTTTACTATAAAAGATTTATGGGGTGAATATACTCTTAGAAATGGTAAAAAATTACCTAGTGTAATTTCAGCAGCTAAACAAATGGGATATAAAGAAGATACATCAATGTATGAAGTTCTATTTGCAAATAAAAGAGCTAAATCTTACAAGTTAAGTCAAGATGATCCAATCCAAAAAGGTTTTGATAATACTGAATGTTTAGGGGATAGTAGAAATGTTGTTGGTTCAGATGGGAAAGTATTTAATGGATATGGATTCTTTATTCAAAAGTATCTATTTGAAGAGTATGCTGACTTTGGACGAGGACATGCACATGACTTAGCTGACTTTGATACTTATCATAGAGTTAGAGGTCTTAAATGGCCTGTAGTTGATGGAAAAGAGACTCAATGGAGATTTAATACTAAATATGATCCATATGCTAAAAAAGCAAATCCAAATGGAGATTTTGCTTTCTATGGACCATTAGCTAAAGCATTATCGCAAGGTGATTTGCTTGGAGTAAAAGATAAAGCTAAAAAATCTCTTAAAAATAAAGCTAAAATTTTTGCTAGACCATATATGGATCCACCAGAAATGCCAGATAAAGAGTACCCATTATGGATGTCTACAGGTAGAGTACTTGAGCATTGGCATTCAGGAAGTATGACAATGAGAGTTCCAGAATTATATAGAGCTGTTCCAGAAGCACTTGTATATATTCACCCTGATGATGCTAAGAAATTTGATGTAAAACAAGGTCAGCTTGCATGGGTAGAATCTAGAAGAGGAAGAGTAAAAGCTAGAGTTGAAACTAGAGGAAGAAACAGACCTTCTAGAAATCTTATTTATGTTCCTTTCTTTGATGAGAAGGTATTTATTAATAAAGTATGTTTAGATGCAACTTGTCCTCAATCAGGACAAACGGACTTCAAAAAATGTGCTGTAAAAGTATATAGAGCCTAA
- the dtd gene encoding D-aminoacyl-tRNA deacylase: protein MIVVIQRVSSSSVKVDDRIVGKIGVGLNILLGIKKGDTSKDIEKLVNKIVNLRIFSDENGKMNLSLLDVQGEALIISQFTLAGNVKKGRRPSFDDSEKPELANALYEEFVQEVEKVGVHTQTGEFGAMMDVSIQNDGPVTFIIDSEELN from the coding sequence ATGATAGTAGTTATTCAAAGAGTAAGTTCATCAAGTGTGAAAGTTGATGATAGGATAGTAGGGAAAATTGGAGTAGGGCTTAACATTTTACTTGGTATTAAAAAAGGTGATACATCTAAAGATATTGAAAAGCTTGTAAATAAGATAGTAAACCTTAGAATTTTTTCTGATGAAAATGGAAAAATGAATTTATCACTTTTAGATGTTCAAGGTGAAGCTTTGATTATTTCACAGTTTACACTTGCTGGGAATGTAAAGAAAGGACGACGTCCTAGTTTTGATGATAGTGAGAAACCAGAGCTTGCAAATGCTTTATATGAAGAGTTTGTCCAAGAAGTAGAAAAAGTAGGAGTACATACTCAAACAGGAGAATTTGGTGCTATGATGGATGTTAGTATCCAAAATGATGGACCGGTTACTTTTATAATAGATTCAGAGGAATTAAATTAA
- a CDS encoding response regulator transcription factor, whose protein sequence is MVQVLMIEDDLELAQIITEYLASYDIEVTNTDSPYNGLSMLNLNDYKLLILDLTLPEIDGLEVIPKVREKSDIPIIISSARDDILDKVMGLERGADDYLPKPYNPRELQARIKAILKRITPVEKKEDVKPSDFVLKEDDIQIYFKNELLSLTLAEFDILKLMIQRNGAVVAREDFIYASDHIEDDSSLKNIDVMISRIRNKLSKVDDSKTFIKSVRGIGYQLL, encoded by the coding sequence ATAGTTCAAGTTCTAATGATAGAAGATGATTTAGAGTTAGCTCAAATCATCACTGAATATCTAGCTTCATATGATATAGAAGTAACAAATACAGATAGCCCTTATAATGGGCTATCTATGCTTAACCTAAATGATTATAAACTATTGATTTTAGACTTAACTTTACCAGAAATAGATGGACTTGAAGTTATTCCAAAAGTAAGAGAAAAATCTGACATTCCAATTATTATTTCTAGTGCTAGAGATGATATATTAGATAAAGTTATGGGATTAGAAAGAGGAGCAGATGATTATCTTCCTAAACCATATAATCCAAGAGAACTACAAGCTAGAATCAAAGCAATTTTAAAAAGAATAACTCCTGTTGAAAAAAAGGAAGATGTAAAACCATCAGATTTTGTATTAAAAGAAGATGATATTCAGATTTATTTTAAAAATGAACTTTTATCTTTAACTCTTGCAGAATTTGATATTTTAAAATTGATGATTCAAAGAAACGGCGCAGTAGTTGCACGTGAAGATTTTATTTATGCAAGTGACCATATAGAAGATGATAGTAGTCTAAAAAATATTGATGTTATGATTTCAAGAATACGAAACAAACTATCAAAGGTTGATGATAGTAAAACATTTATTAAATCAGTAAGAGGAATTGGTTACCAACTTTTATGA
- a CDS encoding Do family serine endopeptidase, with product MTKSIIIAILFATSVFADTIDFQMAEKSVKRVSPSEQNQILSFHNSIKKPMKSVVNIAAKRKVSSNAGNIPFQMFNDPMLRRFFGDQFNEQFQQNRIQRSLGSGVIISKDGYIVTNNHVVENADEITITIADNPKEYNARVIGKDSDSDLAVIKIEGKNFDAISFGYSNTLEVGDLIFAIGNPFGIGSTVTQGIISALNKDNVGINRYENFIQTDASINPGNSGGALVDSRGALIGINSAIISKSGGNNGIGFAIPVAMVKDVVKKLITDGKVTRGYLGVVIDDLKQNLTKLYKRNTGALVLDVANDTPAKKAGLKRGDLIYSINNREIRDRKGLQNVIASFKPNETITVKLERDKKDIIIKITLGNRAGLITSDANNGNFLGGLFLSEIDANMIKRFRLSSNVSGVLITAVEAGSEAEKVGFQPGDVIIQVEDIEVKSFANVQEAIRKYNKLDKRIYVNRYGQTILLAIK from the coding sequence ATGACAAAATCAATTATTATAGCAATATTATTTGCTACAAGTGTATTTGCAGATACTATAGATTTTCAAATGGCAGAAAAATCTGTCAAAAGAGTATCTCCAAGTGAACAAAATCAAATACTTTCTTTTCACAATAGTATAAAAAAACCAATGAAATCTGTTGTTAATATAGCAGCAAAAAGAAAAGTATCTTCAAATGCAGGAAATATTCCATTTCAAATGTTTAACGACCCAATGCTAAGAAGATTTTTTGGAGACCAATTTAATGAACAATTTCAACAAAATAGAATTCAAAGGTCATTAGGTTCTGGTGTAATTATTTCAAAAGATGGATACATTGTTACAAATAACCATGTAGTGGAAAATGCAGATGAAATTACAATTACTATTGCTGATAATCCAAAAGAATATAATGCAAGAGTAATAGGTAAAGATTCTGATAGTGATTTAGCTGTTATCAAAATTGAAGGTAAAAACTTTGATGCAATTAGTTTTGGTTATTCAAACACACTTGAAGTTGGAGATTTAATTTTTGCAATTGGTAATCCATTTGGTATAGGAAGTACTGTTACTCAAGGTATTATTTCTGCATTAAATAAAGACAATGTAGGAATTAATAGATATGAAAACTTTATTCAAACAGATGCATCTATTAACCCAGGGAACTCAGGTGGTGCACTTGTAGATAGTAGAGGAGCATTAATTGGAATTAATAGTGCAATTATCTCAAAGTCTGGTGGAAACAACGGTATTGGGTTTGCAATCCCTGTTGCAATGGTTAAAGATGTTGTAAAAAAATTAATTACTGACGGTAAAGTTACTAGAGGTTATTTAGGTGTAGTAATTGATGATTTAAAACAAAACCTAACTAAACTCTATAAACGAAATACAGGTGCTTTAGTTCTAGATGTTGCAAATGATACTCCAGCTAAAAAAGCAGGTCTAAAAAGAGGTGATTTAATTTATTCAATTAATAATAGAGAAATCAGAGATAGAAAAGGTCTTCAAAATGTAATTGCATCATTTAAACCAAATGAAACAATCACAGTAAAACTTGAAAGAGATAAAAAAGATATTATTATAAAAATTACATTAGGTAATAGAGCTGGTCTTATAACATCAGATGCAAATAATGGTAACTTCCTAGGTGGATTATTTCTATCAGAAATTGATGCAAATATGATAAAAAGATTTAGATTAAGTTCAAATGTTAGTGGAGTATTAATTACAGCAGTTGAAGCAGGTTCAGAAGCTGAAAAAGTAGGTTTTCAACCAGGTGATGTTATCATTCAAGTAGAAGATATAGAAGTAAAAAGTTTTGCTAATGTCCAAGAGGCAATTAGAAAATATAATAAATTAGACAAAAGAATATATGTAAATAGATATGGACAAACTATTCTTTTAGCTATAAAATAA
- a CDS encoding MarC family protein has protein sequence MELFFSTFLKMFFIMTPFFVLSVFLTVTKEATEKEKHTLAVKVTISVIITCLILLFFGQHIFSIFGITLDAFRIGAGALLFLTAVDLIRGTKDGQKVDASNLNELAVVPLALPIIIGPGAIGVLMVFGAGFQTASQMFVGSLGIVFAVIVVGIMLYFSNIINKAVGKQGLQIISKIIGLFLAALSAQIVFTGIKNFLSL, from the coding sequence ATGGAACTCTTCTTTTCAACATTTTTAAAAATGTTTTTTATAATGACACCTTTTTTTGTTTTATCAGTTTTTTTAACTGTAACTAAAGAAGCTACAGAAAAAGAGAAACACACATTAGCAGTTAAAGTCACAATATCTGTAATTATAACTTGTCTTATTTTACTTTTTTTTGGTCAACATATTTTCTCAATTTTTGGTATTACCTTAGATGCTTTTAGAATAGGTGCTGGGGCACTTCTATTTTTAACCGCTGTTGATTTAATTAGAGGAACAAAAGATGGTCAAAAAGTTGATGCTTCAAATCTAAATGAATTAGCCGTTGTACCTCTTGCCCTTCCTATTATAATAGGACCTGGTGCTATTGGTGTTCTTATGGTTTTTGGAGCTGGATTTCAAACAGCATCTCAAATGTTTGTAGGTAGTTTAGGTATTGTTTTTGCAGTTATAGTTGTGGGTATTATGCTTTACTTTTCAAATATAATAAATAAAGCAGTTGGTAAACAAGGGCTACAAATCATATCTAAAATTATAGGACTATTTTTGGCTGCTCTTTCGGCTCAAATAGTATTTACAGGGATAAAAAACTTTTTAAGTTTATAG
- a CDS encoding ArsS family sensor histidine kinase: MIRNISISAFINTIFILALIAISITFAIFIKLDKQRYNITMQKKYELVSESVLKSLEANPSKSGIKIIIDQFKVKQLEDSDLKLTIINDAKPILIRKTNFGMYRIFSLDDVLYIYVQKDGYNLMLQDTQNYSYNLLIISLAIALSLGILLSLYYILKRKLKPLRVLNNEIKKFSNGNLNIKIKFNSSDEIGTIAKTFDEAITHINNQTKSKELFMRNMMHELKTPITKAMFIAETLEDEKKKEMLQRAFHRMDDIIKELAMVEKLTSNNTFVYKELTSFFKIYTKTIEITMINADKITSKISDFKLNADTAMFSVALKNLIDNAIKFSPNKHATINANKHRIDVISEGEPLKYDLEYYTEPFSQEEKRSDGFGLGLYIVKTIANLHDYKLIYKHTKGKNIFTILID; this comes from the coding sequence ATGATTCGTAATATTTCCATCTCTGCATTTATCAACACTATTTTTATTTTAGCATTAATTGCTATATCAATTACATTTGCTATTTTTATTAAACTTGATAAGCAAAGATATAATATTACAATGCAAAAAAAATATGAACTTGTATCAGAAAGCGTATTAAAATCACTAGAAGCAAACCCTTCTAAAAGTGGTATAAAAATTATAATAGATCAGTTCAAAGTTAAACAATTAGAAGACAGTGATTTAAAACTAACAATAATCAATGATGCCAAACCAATATTAATAAGAAAAACAAACTTTGGTATGTATAGAATATTTAGTTTAGATGATGTTTTATATATCTATGTTCAAAAAGATGGTTATAACTTGATGTTGCAAGATACTCAAAACTATTCATACAACTTACTTATTATTTCACTTGCTATTGCTTTATCCCTTGGTATTTTACTATCATTGTATTATATTTTAAAAAGAAAACTAAAACCTCTTAGGGTTTTAAATAATGAGATTAAAAAATTCTCAAATGGTAATTTAAATATAAAAATAAAATTTAATAGTAGTGATGAAATAGGAACAATTGCCAAAACCTTTGATGAAGCTATCACACATATAAATAATCAAACAAAATCAAAAGAACTTTTCATGCGTAATATGATGCATGAGCTAAAAACTCCTATTACAAAAGCAATGTTCATAGCAGAAACACTTGAAGATGAAAAGAAAAAAGAGATGCTTCAAAGAGCTTTTCATAGAATGGATGATATTATTAAAGAGCTTGCAATGGTTGAAAAGCTTACATCAAATAATACTTTTGTATATAAAGAACTTACATCTTTCTTTAAAATCTACACAAAGACAATTGAAATCACTATGATAAATGCAGATAAAATCACATCTAAAATAAGTGATTTTAAATTAAATGCTGATACTGCAATGTTCTCTGTTGCACTTAAAAATTTAATAGATAATGCAATTAAATTTTCTCCAAATAAACATGCAACAATAAATGCAAATAAACATCGTATAGACGTTATTTCAGAAGGAGAGCCTCTAAAATATGACCTTGAATATTATACAGAACCATTTTCTCAAGAAGAAAAAAGAAGTGATGGTTTTGGATTAGGACTTTATATTGTAAAAACAATTGCTAACTTACATGATTATAAACTAATTTATAAACACACAAAAGGCAAAAATATTTTTACGATTTTGATAGATTAA
- a CDS encoding nitrate reductase cytochrome c-type subunit, whose protein sequence is MKLTKITLGFFTAATILIIGCSATQTISEESLGIRKTSLYSENDAFPVKTEYIKKAAGESKLIERAFENAPPMIPHNVEGMYPITTNNNACTGCHLPAVAEAINATVIPQSHFTNFRPDTSLAKNGKIAKEGKAVTNTSDFKVIGKPLTKLSGTRFNCTQCHVPQSMTSSAPKNEFEVKFRAVEHNKKSNLIDNINEGVDTIN, encoded by the coding sequence ATGAAATTAACTAAAATAACTTTAGGATTTTTTACAGCAGCTACTATTCTTATTATTGGATGTTCTGCTACTCAAACAATAAGTGAAGAGTCTTTAGGTATAAGAAAAACTAGTTTATATTCTGAGAATGATGCATTTCCAGTTAAAACAGAATATATCAAAAAAGCAGCAGGGGAAAGTAAACTAATTGAGAGGGCATTTGAAAATGCTCCTCCTATGATTCCTCATAATGTAGAAGGAATGTATCCAATTACAACTAATAATAATGCTTGTACAGGGTGTCACCTTCCTGCTGTTGCAGAAGCAATAAATGCAACAGTAATCCCTCAGTCACATTTTACAAACTTTAGACCAGACACATCTTTAGCAAAAAATGGAAAAATTGCTAAAGAAGGTAAAGCTGTAACTAATACAAGTGATTTTAAAGTTATTGGAAAGCCTTTAACTAAATTATCTGGTACAAGATTCAACTGTACTCAATGTCATGTTCCACAATCAATGACTTCAAGTGCTCCTAAAAATGAATTTGAAGTAAAATTTAGAGCAGTAGAACATAATAAAAAATCTAACTTAATTGATAATATCAACGAAGGTGTTGATACAATTAACTAG